One genomic region from Streptomyces sp. NBC_00457 encodes:
- the acnA gene encoding aconitate hydratase AcnA — protein sequence MSANSFDARSTLQVGDESYEIFRLDKVEGSARLPYSLKVLLENLLRTEDGANITADHIRALGGWDSQAQPSQEIQFTPARVIMQDFTGVPCVVDLATMREAVKALGGDPAKVNPLSPAELVIDHSVIADKFGTNEAFAQNVELEYGRNRERYQFLRWGQTAFDDFKVVPPGTGIVHQVNIEHLARTVMVRNGQAYPDTLVGTDSHTTMVNGLGVLGWGVGGIEAEAAMLGQPVSMLIPRVVGFKLTGELTPGTTATDLVLTITEMLRKHGVVGKFVEFYGEGVAATSLANRATIGNMSPEFGSTAAIFPIDDETIKYLKLTGRSEQQLALVEAYAKAQGLWLDPKAEPDFSEKLELDLSTVVPSIAGPKRPQDRIVLANAAEQFKSDVLNYVDTVDESGKESFPASDSPAVAPNGVPSNPVTVTAPDGSTYEIDHGAVTVAAITSCTNTSNPYVMVAAALVAKKAVEKGLTRKPWVKTTLAPGSKVVTDYFDKAGLTPYLDKVGFNLVGYGCTTCIGNSGPLPEEVSKAVNDHDLAVTSVLSGNRNFEGRINPDVKMNYLASPPLVVAYALAGSMKVDITKDALGIDQDGNPVFLKDIWPSEAEVNDVVANAIGEDMFNKSYQDVFAGDAQWQALPIPTGNTFEWDPQSTYVRKPPYFEGMTMETTPVSDISGARVLAKLGDSVTTDHISPAGAIKADTPAGKYLTEHGVERRDFNSYGSRRGNHEVMIRGTFANIRLRNQIAPGTEGGYTRDFTVEGAPVSFIYDASRHYIEQGIPLVVLAGKEYGSGSSRDWAAKGTALLGVKAVIAESYERIHRSNLIGMGVLPLQFPEGASAEALGLTGEETFDFTGVEELNNGTTPRTVKVTTDTGVEFDAVVRIDTPGEADYYRNGGIMQYVLRQLVG from the coding sequence GTGTCGGCGAACAGCTTCGACGCCCGCAGCACGCTGCAGGTGGGCGACGAGTCGTACGAGATCTTCCGGCTGGACAAGGTGGAAGGCTCGGCCCGCCTTCCGTACAGCCTGAAGGTGCTGCTGGAGAACCTCCTCCGCACCGAGGACGGCGCGAACATCACCGCCGACCACATCCGCGCCCTCGGCGGCTGGGACTCGCAGGCCCAGCCGTCGCAGGAGATCCAGTTCACGCCGGCCCGCGTGATCATGCAGGACTTCACGGGCGTGCCCTGTGTCGTGGACCTCGCCACCATGCGTGAGGCCGTCAAGGCGCTCGGCGGCGACCCGGCGAAGGTCAACCCGCTCTCCCCGGCCGAGCTGGTCATCGATCACTCGGTCATCGCCGACAAGTTCGGCACCAACGAGGCCTTCGCGCAGAACGTCGAGCTGGAGTACGGCCGCAACCGCGAGCGCTACCAGTTCCTGCGCTGGGGCCAGACCGCCTTCGACGACTTCAAGGTCGTCCCGCCCGGCACCGGCATCGTCCACCAGGTCAACATCGAGCACCTGGCCCGTACGGTCATGGTGCGTAATGGCCAGGCCTACCCCGACACCCTCGTCGGCACCGACTCGCACACCACCATGGTCAACGGCCTCGGTGTGCTGGGCTGGGGCGTCGGCGGTATCGAGGCCGAGGCCGCCATGCTCGGCCAGCCGGTCTCGATGCTCATCCCGCGCGTCGTCGGCTTCAAGCTGACCGGTGAGCTCACCCCCGGCACCACCGCCACCGACCTCGTGCTCACCATCACCGAGATGCTCCGCAAGCACGGTGTCGTCGGCAAGTTCGTCGAGTTCTACGGCGAGGGTGTGGCGGCCACGAGCCTCGCCAACCGCGCCACCATCGGCAACATGTCGCCGGAGTTCGGCTCCACCGCCGCGATCTTCCCGATCGACGACGAGACCATCAAGTACCTGAAGCTCACCGGCCGCTCCGAGCAGCAGCTCGCGCTGGTCGAGGCGTACGCCAAGGCGCAGGGCCTCTGGCTGGACCCGAAGGCCGAGCCGGACTTCTCCGAGAAGCTGGAGCTCGACCTCTCCACGGTCGTCCCGTCGATCGCCGGCCCGAAGCGCCCGCAGGACCGCATCGTCCTCGCGAACGCCGCCGAGCAGTTCAAGTCGGACGTCCTCAACTACGTCGACACCGTGGACGAGTCGGGCAAGGAGTCCTTCCCGGCCTCCGACTCCCCGGCTGTCGCGCCCAACGGCGTGCCGTCCAACCCGGTCACCGTCACCGCCCCCGACGGCTCGACGTACGAGATCGACCACGGTGCCGTGACCGTCGCCGCGATCACCTCCTGCACCAACACCTCCAACCCGTACGTCATGGTCGCCGCCGCGCTGGTGGCCAAGAAGGCGGTCGAGAAGGGCCTGACCCGCAAGCCGTGGGTCAAGACCACCCTCGCCCCGGGTTCGAAGGTCGTCACCGACTACTTCGACAAGGCGGGCCTCACCCCCTACCTCGACAAGGTCGGCTTCAACCTCGTCGGCTACGGCTGCACCACCTGCATCGGCAACTCCGGCCCGCTGCCGGAGGAGGTCTCCAAGGCCGTCAACGACCACGACCTCGCCGTCACCTCGGTCCTCTCCGGCAACCGGAACTTCGAGGGCCGTATCAACCCCGACGTCAAGATGAACTACCTGGCGTCCCCGCCGCTGGTCGTCGCGTACGCCCTCGCCGGCTCCATGAAGGTGGACATCACCAAGGACGCCCTGGGCATCGACCAGGACGGCAACCCGGTCTTCCTGAAGGACATCTGGCCCTCCGAGGCCGAGGTCAACGACGTCGTGGCCAACGCCATCGGCGAGGACATGTTCAACAAGTCCTACCAGGACGTCTTCGCGGGCGACGCCCAGTGGCAGGCGCTGCCGATCCCGACCGGCAACACCTTCGAGTGGGACCCGCAGTCGACGTACGTCCGCAAGCCCCCGTACTTCGAGGGCATGACGATGGAGACCACCCCGGTCTCCGACATCTCCGGCGCCCGGGTCCTGGCCAAGCTGGGCGACTCGGTGACGACGGACCACATCTCGCCCGCCGGTGCCATCAAGGCCGACACCCCGGCCGGCAAGTACCTCACCGAGCACGGTGTGGAGCGTCGTGACTTCAACAGCTACGGCTCCCGCCGAGGCAACCACGAGGTCATGATCCGCGGTACGTTCGCCAACATCCGCCTGCGCAACCAGATCGCGCCGGGGACGGAAGGCGGCTACACCCGCGACTTCACCGTCGAGGGCGCCCCGGTGTCGTTCATCTACGACGCCTCGCGCCACTACATCGAGCAGGGCATCCCGCTGGTCGTCCTGGCCGGCAAGGAGTACGGTTCCGGCTCGTCCCGTGACTGGGCCGCCAAGGGCACCGCGCTGCTCGGCGTCAAGGCCGTCATCGCCGAGTCGTACGAGCGCATCCACCGCTCCAACCTCATCGGCATGGGCGTGCTCCCGCTCCAGTTCCCGGAGGGCGCGTCCGCCGAGGCCCTCGGTCTGACCGGCGAGGAGACCTTCGACTTCACCGGCGTCGAGGAGCTCAACAACGGCACCACCCCGCGTACGGTCAAGGTCACCACCGACACCGGTGTCGAGTTCGACGCGGTCGTCCGCATCGACACCCCCGGTGAGGCCGACTACTACCGCAACGGCGGCATCATGCAGTACGTGCTGCGCCAACTTGTCGGTTGA
- a CDS encoding aromatic prenyltransferase: protein MSGPVNGEVDVETVYSAIEEAAGLLDLRCSPDTVRPILNAFEPFEGGIIFSASAGEGHAGDLDLTIQVPRAIDDPYAHALAHGLVPPTDHPVGALLSDLRKHCSVDEFLIDFAVLGGFHKIYVHFPRDVQGVSQLAAISSMPRALGENADFFARHGLDDVAMISIDYTNRTVNAYFTFPAGLEAATVSSILRDLGLPEPDEELVESARKTFRAYVTLGWDSGRIERISFARSLDLAVVRPRVEPEIVRFVTGTPYTYEGDRFSISIVKWSPDGEWFNVGSYYRFGPLQWDVLRKILN from the coding sequence ATGTCCGGACCGGTCAATGGGGAAGTCGATGTGGAAACGGTGTACTCGGCCATCGAGGAAGCCGCCGGCCTGCTCGACCTGCGCTGCTCGCCGGACACGGTCCGGCCGATCCTGAACGCGTTCGAGCCGTTCGAGGGCGGGATCATCTTCAGCGCCTCGGCCGGCGAAGGACACGCGGGAGATCTCGATCTCACCATCCAGGTGCCCCGAGCGATCGACGATCCCTACGCCCATGCGCTGGCGCACGGGCTCGTGCCGCCGACCGACCATCCCGTGGGCGCACTGCTCTCGGACCTCCGCAAGCACTGCTCCGTCGACGAGTTCCTCATCGACTTCGCGGTTCTGGGCGGCTTCCACAAGATCTATGTGCACTTCCCCCGCGACGTGCAGGGAGTGTCCCAGCTCGCCGCCATCTCCTCCATGCCCCGTGCGCTGGGTGAGAACGCCGACTTCTTCGCCCGGCACGGCCTGGACGACGTCGCGATGATCTCGATCGACTACACGAACCGGACCGTGAACGCCTACTTCACGTTTCCGGCCGGCCTGGAGGCGGCGACCGTCTCGTCGATCCTTCGCGACCTCGGGCTGCCGGAACCCGACGAAGAACTGGTGGAATCCGCACGGAAGACGTTCCGGGCCTACGTCACGCTGGGCTGGGACTCCGGACGGATCGAGCGGATCAGCTTCGCCCGCAGCCTCGATCTGGCAGTCGTCCGGCCCCGGGTGGAGCCGGAGATCGTACGGTTCGTGACCGGCACTCCGTACACGTACGAAGGCGATCGCTTCAGCATCTCGATCGTCAAGTGGTCACCCGACGGCGAGTGGTTCAACGTCGGGTCGTACTACCGATTCGGCCCGTTGCAGTGGGACGTACTGCGGAAGATCCTGAACTGA
- a CDS encoding acyl carrier protein — MTSRISLEPEAVLDLLRTHFDVPAETTADTQFHSLDLDSLVLIELSVILTKRYGVQVAGDELATAGTAAKAADLLTQKGAAA, encoded by the coding sequence ATGACGAGCCGCATCTCCCTCGAGCCCGAAGCAGTGCTCGACCTTCTCAGGACGCACTTCGACGTCCCCGCCGAAACGACTGCCGACACGCAGTTCCACAGTCTCGACCTGGACTCCCTGGTCCTGATCGAGCTGAGCGTCATCCTGACGAAGCGGTACGGCGTCCAGGTGGCCGGAGACGAACTGGCCACCGCCGGGACCGCCGCCAAGGCCGCCGATCTGCTGACCCAGAAGGGCGCCGCTGCCTGA
- a CDS encoding beta-ketoacyl-ACP synthase III has product MSAPAAVLAGLGGYVPPRTVTNEELSRRMDTSDAWIVQRTGIRKRHWADPGVATSDLAVEAGHRALKSAGAGAPDDIGMVVVATATPDQQIPATAPDVAARLGLGPVAALDVAAGCSGFVYALATASAALVAGYAERVLVIGAETFRPFLNPADRSTAVIFGDGAGAAVLRRGTSDEAGAVQSVDLGSDGAFKDLVALPGNGSRHRSTDRAPHPDDQYIRMDGKEVFVHAVRRMAQSSAVALTRAGWRVDQVDHVVGHQANLRILDALARQLGVDRSRVVTHIEQVGNTSAASIPLALADAADQGRFQPRDRLLLTSFGAGLTWGSAALTWPEITLT; this is encoded by the coding sequence GTGAGCGCGCCCGCTGCCGTCCTCGCCGGACTGGGCGGCTATGTGCCGCCGCGCACCGTGACCAACGAGGAACTCTCCCGCCGTATGGACACCAGCGACGCATGGATCGTCCAGCGCACCGGTATCCGGAAGCGGCACTGGGCCGATCCCGGCGTGGCCACCAGCGACCTCGCCGTCGAGGCGGGCCACCGGGCACTGAAGTCGGCCGGAGCCGGTGCACCCGACGACATCGGCATGGTGGTCGTGGCCACTGCCACTCCCGACCAGCAGATCCCCGCCACCGCACCGGACGTGGCCGCCCGCCTGGGCCTCGGCCCGGTCGCCGCCCTGGACGTGGCGGCCGGCTGCTCAGGGTTCGTGTACGCGCTCGCCACCGCGTCCGCCGCCCTGGTGGCCGGGTACGCCGAGCGTGTTCTCGTCATCGGTGCGGAGACGTTCCGCCCCTTCCTCAACCCCGCCGACCGCAGTACGGCGGTGATCTTCGGCGACGGTGCCGGTGCCGCGGTGCTGCGCCGCGGAACCAGCGACGAGGCCGGTGCGGTCCAGAGCGTGGACCTGGGCTCGGACGGCGCTTTCAAGGACCTGGTCGCCCTGCCGGGGAACGGCTCCCGGCACCGCTCCACCGACCGTGCGCCGCACCCGGACGACCAGTACATCCGTATGGACGGCAAGGAGGTCTTCGTGCACGCGGTCCGCCGGATGGCACAGTCCTCGGCGGTCGCGCTCACCCGGGCGGGCTGGAGGGTCGATCAGGTCGACCATGTGGTGGGCCACCAGGCGAATCTGCGCATCCTGGATGCGCTGGCCCGGCAGTTGGGCGTGGACAGATCGCGCGTGGTCACCCATATCGAGCAGGTGGGCAACACCTCGGCCGCCTCCATCCCGCTGGCCCTGGCCGACGCTGCCGACCAGGGCCGGTTCCAGCCCCGTGACCGGCTGCTGCTGACCTCGTTCGGGGCCGGTTTGACGTGGGGTTCCGCCGCGCTCACCTGGCCGGAGATCACCCTCACCTGA
- a CDS encoding AvrD family protein, with translation MPSLELASIDDVLGPRESRFLGEGFKRVEHSLTDLTISPGADDASGIEATAHVAIPGLWSRKGDQNQKPHLSSIDVMLFAARLTGLYAAHTYGLSPDARFEVRSVDMKAGSSPDEEGLAELPVSGRLVAAETRGEEWSTTLDCRVGSLSARVHARHAAGSHPIGTRRTYYLAEELPGPWNDAPYGVRHGARQQLLTGVNLTGDNEDDLRATARVALVPDGAEAAQDDAPATMIDALVTAMQLGQVLLYTLDGVERVHSNNLWMRRARITADGTAPARSDGKVTARLEQARLLPTPSGTWRSAEVVGALHGVRTRVGVAHLLNSPARNGSRGDERR, from the coding sequence GTGCCATCCCTGGAACTCGCGTCCATCGACGATGTCCTCGGCCCACGAGAGAGCAGATTCCTCGGCGAGGGATTCAAACGGGTCGAACACTCGCTGACCGATCTCACGATATCGCCGGGAGCCGACGACGCTTCGGGTATCGAGGCCACGGCCCATGTCGCCATTCCGGGCCTGTGGTCCCGCAAAGGCGACCAGAACCAGAAACCTCATCTCAGCTCCATCGATGTGATGCTCTTCGCCGCCCGGCTCACCGGTCTGTACGCGGCCCACACGTACGGCCTCTCCCCCGACGCCCGGTTCGAGGTGCGGTCGGTCGACATGAAGGCCGGTTCCAGCCCGGACGAGGAGGGCTTGGCGGAGCTGCCGGTGAGCGGTCGGCTGGTCGCCGCCGAGACGCGCGGCGAGGAGTGGTCGACCACCCTGGACTGCCGTGTCGGCTCGCTGTCGGCTCGCGTGCACGCCCGGCACGCCGCGGGCTCTCACCCGATCGGCACCCGCCGGACCTACTACCTGGCGGAGGAACTGCCCGGCCCCTGGAACGACGCGCCCTACGGCGTTCGGCATGGTGCGCGGCAACAGTTGCTCACCGGCGTGAACCTGACGGGCGACAACGAGGACGACCTGCGGGCGACCGCCCGGGTCGCGCTGGTCCCGGACGGGGCGGAGGCCGCCCAGGACGACGCCCCGGCCACCATGATCGATGCTTTGGTCACCGCCATGCAGCTCGGTCAGGTCCTGCTCTACACGCTCGACGGGGTCGAGCGTGTACACAGCAACAACCTCTGGATGCGACGGGCCCGCATCACGGCCGACGGCACCGCACCGGCCCGGTCCGACGGCAAGGTGACGGCCCGTCTGGAGCAGGCCCGGTTGCTGCCCACCCCGTCCGGAACATGGCGGTCGGCCGAGGTGGTCGGAGCCCTGCACGGCGTACGGACCCGGGTCGGCGTCGCGCATCTTCTCAACTCGCCCGCGCGGAACGGCAGCCGGGGAGATGAGAGGCGGTGA
- a CDS encoding nuclear transport factor 2 family protein: MTTAQPTTTGATVDAFFERYASGDLPGLLELFADRVDFRVAGSPHVPWTGTRSTRREIAEFFETFPEVLTAPQSFTLHARMVDGQHAVVTAESVFGVLATGKTFANAYALHFSVVDGQITRYHMYEDSYAIAEAFIPFSGERAERSSS; this comes from the coding sequence ATGACGACAGCGCAGCCGACCACCACCGGGGCGACCGTGGACGCGTTCTTCGAGAGGTACGCCTCCGGCGATCTGCCCGGCCTGCTCGAGCTGTTCGCCGACCGGGTGGACTTCCGGGTGGCCGGAAGCCCGCACGTGCCCTGGACCGGCACCAGGTCCACCCGGCGGGAGATCGCCGAATTCTTCGAGACCTTCCCCGAAGTGCTGACCGCGCCGCAGAGTTTCACGCTGCACGCCCGCATGGTCGACGGACAGCACGCGGTGGTCACGGCCGAGTCCGTCTTCGGCGTCCTGGCCACCGGAAAGACGTTCGCCAACGCCTACGCGCTGCACTTCTCCGTAGTGGACGGACAGATCACCCGATACCACATGTACGAAGACAGCTACGCGATCGCCGAAGCCTTCATCCCATTCAGCGGCGAGCGCGCCGAGCGCTCCTCCAGCTGA
- a CDS encoding flavodoxin family protein, translating into MEKPPTIAVAYHSGRGHTDVLAQSVRVGAEAVGAGVTMVTVDAMDDAKWETLDNADAIVFGAPTYMGSASGKFHTFAESTNKRWARQAWKDKLGSGFTIGACKAGDKDSTLGYFATLGAQHGMIWVSLGLLPGWHLSHESESDLNRLGYFNGAAATTPGDLPADAVHKADIATAEHLGERVAQLTAIHLAGRAALSAE; encoded by the coding sequence ATGGAAAAGCCGCCGACCATCGCCGTCGCCTACCACTCCGGCAGGGGCCACACCGATGTACTGGCGCAGTCCGTCCGAGTCGGTGCCGAGGCCGTGGGCGCCGGAGTGACCATGGTGACCGTCGACGCCATGGATGACGCCAAGTGGGAGACCCTCGACAACGCCGACGCGATCGTCTTCGGGGCGCCCACCTACATGGGGTCGGCGTCGGGAAAGTTCCACACCTTCGCGGAGTCGACCAACAAGCGCTGGGCACGGCAGGCCTGGAAGGACAAGCTCGGGTCGGGGTTCACCATCGGCGCCTGCAAGGCGGGTGACAAGGACTCCACCCTCGGCTACTTCGCGACCCTCGGCGCCCAGCACGGGATGATCTGGGTCAGCCTCGGCCTGCTCCCCGGCTGGCACCTCAGCCACGAGAGCGAGAGCGACCTGAACCGGCTCGGCTACTTCAACGGCGCCGCCGCAACCACCCCGGGCGACCTCCCCGCCGACGCCGTGCACAAGGCCGACATCGCCACCGCCGAGCACCTCGGCGAGCGCGTCGCCCAGTTGACGGCGATCCACCTCGCGGGGCGTGCCGCCCTGTCCGCCGAGTAG
- a CDS encoding AAA family ATPase — protein MPVKISVSGTYSSGKTSTVMALSYYTGVPRSLARTIREIMPEALPGVKLADVTPAQFLQLTMRRHTGRAVQEALLGDHFISDGSSLQEWLYGAARLRYGMNPNADAGNEGGPATVTPEEMAFFGKVVEQYGHAFKQHVKATYDAYVHLRHELPIAADGHRPMNNDFRATVDKMLLATLDELEIPCHVVSGSMAERIEAIARIFDWTPVMSTTEAIERARHDYGRQDFRMEHERVPARA, from the coding sequence ATGCCCGTGAAGATATCCGTGTCCGGAACCTACTCCTCAGGCAAGACGTCGACGGTGATGGCACTGTCGTACTACACCGGTGTACCCCGCTCGCTCGCCCGGACGATCAGGGAGATCATGCCGGAGGCTCTGCCGGGCGTGAAGCTCGCGGACGTGACGCCGGCGCAGTTCCTCCAGCTCACCATGCGCCGCCACACCGGCCGCGCCGTACAGGAAGCCCTGCTCGGGGATCACTTCATCTCCGACGGGTCCTCCCTCCAGGAATGGCTCTACGGCGCGGCCCGGCTCCGGTACGGCATGAATCCCAACGCCGACGCCGGGAACGAGGGCGGCCCGGCGACGGTGACGCCGGAGGAGATGGCCTTCTTCGGCAAGGTCGTCGAGCAGTACGGGCACGCCTTCAAGCAGCACGTCAAGGCCACCTACGACGCCTATGTCCACCTGCGCCACGAACTGCCGATCGCCGCGGACGGCCACCGGCCGATGAACAACGACTTCCGCGCGACCGTCGACAAGATGCTGCTCGCCACGCTGGACGAGCTGGAAATTCCCTGCCACGTGGTCAGCGGCTCCATGGCGGAACGCATCGAGGCCATCGCCCGGATCTTCGACTGGACGCCCGTCATGAGCACCACAGAGGCCATCGAGCGGGCCCGACACGACTACGGCCGGCAGGACTTCCGAATGGAGCACGAGCGGGTGCCGGCACGCGCGTGA
- a CDS encoding DUF4236 domain-containing protein → MPLTFRKSFRILPGVRLNINRRSWSITTGGGRGPRHTRSSTGRRTTSVDLPGPFGWRRTRTTRRR, encoded by the coding sequence ATGCCGCTCACATTCCGCAAGAGTTTCCGGATCCTGCCGGGGGTGCGACTGAACATCAACCGGCGCTCGTGGTCCATCACGACCGGTGGCGGGCGCGGCCCCCGGCACACACGCAGCAGCACAGGACGTCGTACGACATCAGTGGATTTGCCCGGACCTTTCGGGTGGCGGCGTACCCGTACCACTCGGCGGCGTTGA
- a CDS encoding helix-turn-helix domain-containing protein has product MADDYLVRIGKLIRDARQHRGWTQSQLAEALGTSQSAVNRIERGNQNISLEMIARIGEALDSEIVSLGYAGPMHLRVVGGRRLSGSIDVKTSKNACVALLCASLLNSGRTVLRRVARIEEVYRLLEVLGSIGVRTRWINDGVDLEIVPPAELELEAIDAEAARRTRSIIMFLGPLLHRMDRFKLPYAGGCDLGTRTIEPHMIALRRFGLDIAATEGLYHAQVDRSVSPVRPIVLTERGDTVTENALLAAARHDGVTVIRNASSNYMVQDLCFFLEALGVKVEGIGTTTLTVHGMPTIDVDVDYSPSEDPVEAMSLLAAAVVTESELTVRRVPIEFLEIELAVLEEMGLDHDRSAEYVADNGRTRLVDLTVRPSKLEAPIDKIHPMPFPGLNIDNVPFFAAIAAVAQGKTLIHDWVYDNRAIYLTDLNRLGGRLQLLDPHRVLVEGPTRWRAAEMMCPPALRPAVVVLLAMMAAEGTSVLRNVYVINRGYEDLAERLNSVGAQIEIFRDI; this is encoded by the coding sequence ATGGCAGACGACTACCTCGTACGCATCGGCAAGCTCATCCGTGACGCCCGGCAACACCGGGGCTGGACGCAGTCACAACTCGCCGAGGCGCTCGGCACCAGTCAGAGTGCGGTGAACCGCATCGAGCGGGGCAACCAGAACATCAGCCTTGAGATGATCGCCCGCATCGGTGAGGCGCTGGACAGCGAAATCGTGTCTCTGGGTTACGCGGGCCCGATGCATCTGCGGGTGGTCGGCGGTCGTCGGCTGTCCGGCTCCATCGACGTGAAGACCAGCAAGAACGCGTGCGTGGCACTGCTGTGCGCCTCGCTGCTCAACAGCGGGCGCACGGTGCTGCGTCGGGTGGCGCGCATCGAGGAGGTGTACCGCCTGCTGGAGGTGCTGGGCTCGATCGGGGTGCGCACCCGCTGGATCAACGACGGGGTCGACCTGGAGATCGTGCCGCCGGCCGAGCTGGAGCTGGAGGCGATCGACGCCGAGGCGGCCCGCCGTACCCGCTCGATCATCATGTTCCTCGGTCCGCTGCTGCACCGTATGGACCGCTTCAAGCTGCCGTACGCGGGCGGTTGCGATCTGGGCACCCGGACCATCGAGCCGCACATGATCGCCCTGCGGCGCTTCGGGCTCGACATCGCCGCCACCGAGGGGCTGTACCACGCCCAGGTGGACCGGTCCGTCTCCCCCGTGCGGCCGATCGTGCTGACCGAGCGCGGGGACACGGTGACCGAGAACGCGCTGCTGGCCGCCGCGCGGCATGACGGCGTCACCGTCATCCGCAACGCGTCGTCCAACTACATGGTCCAGGACCTCTGCTTCTTCCTGGAGGCGCTCGGCGTCAAGGTCGAGGGCATCGGCACCACCACGCTCACCGTGCACGGCATGCCGACCATCGACGTCGACGTGGACTACTCCCCCTCCGAGGACCCGGTCGAGGCGATGAGCCTGCTGGCCGCCGCCGTGGTGACGGAGTCGGAACTGACGGTGCGCCGGGTGCCGATCGAGTTCCTGGAGATCGAGCTCGCGGTGCTGGAGGAGATGGGCCTCGACCACGACCGGTCGGCGGAGTACGTCGCCGACAACGGCCGTACCCGGCTGGTGGACCTCACCGTCCGGCCCTCCAAGCTGGAGGCGCCCATCGACAAGATCCACCCGATGCCGTTCCCGGGCCTCAACATCGACAACGTCCCGTTCTTCGCGGCCATCGCCGCCGTCGCACAGGGCAAGACCCTCATCCACGACTGGGTCTACGACAACCGGGCCATCTACCTCACGGACCTCAACCGCCTCGGCGGCAGACTCCAGTTGCTCGACCCGCACCGCGTCCTGGTCGAGGGCCCCACCCGCTGGCGCGCCGCCGAAATGATGTGCCCGCCCGCCCTACGGCCCGCCGTGGTCGTGCTGCTGGCGATGATGGCGGCGGAAGGGACGTCCGTGCTGCGGAACGTGTATGTCATCAACCGGGGGTACGAGGATCTGGCGGAGCGGCTCAACTCTGTGGGGGCGCAGATCGAGATCTTCCGGGACATCTGA
- a CDS encoding DUF3885 domain-containing protein, with amino-acid sequence MPSGWDKLREPYRDVWVRFHSLPESKRYPEGESEYTVVLERYNTVLDELFAGADVYVITPLWTTEAEMPSSQPVTGYGQSLLVKDDPDPEFRTCHLFAARRPWRRGCIDESLRDIADDKGAGILITDTRMQRIHHPYDGGADAFLATSEERDRMRDRYGDWLSSHPAGL; translated from the coding sequence TTGCCCTCCGGTTGGGACAAACTCCGTGAGCCGTATCGGGATGTCTGGGTACGTTTTCACAGCCTGCCGGAGTCGAAGCGGTACCCGGAGGGCGAGAGCGAGTACACCGTCGTCCTGGAGCGTTACAACACCGTCCTCGATGAGTTGTTCGCTGGTGCGGACGTGTACGTGATCACTCCGCTCTGGACGACCGAAGCCGAGATGCCGTCATCGCAACCCGTCACGGGGTATGGGCAGAGCCTGCTGGTGAAGGACGATCCTGACCCTGAGTTCCGCACGTGCCACCTCTTCGCCGCCCGCCGGCCCTGGCGGCGAGGCTGCATCGACGAGTCCCTCCGAGACATCGCCGACGACAAGGGGGCGGGAATCCTCATCACCGACACCCGCATGCAGCGCATCCACCACCCCTACGACGGTGGCGCCGACGCCTTCCTCGCCACCTCCGAGGAACGGGACCGGATGCGCGATCGGTATGGCGACTGGCTTTCCAGTCATCCCGCGGGTCTCTGA
- a CDS encoding YrhB domain-containing protein has translation MIEREAAVRAVEEQLERDYQQWRAVSTDAVRMAVVRVEEHELVWIVSWTSEQFVRTQNSEFMLAGNGPYLVDRVDGGLHQIGVVSAVTGAWEDDYRARIRGLPVSTAVDELHEALCGVAATRGRMHAVRTLRQRLPVLSPAEAIEYVSALLDGDAPARLVAVATKELVEPLNPVLAVKTILSGAAIRAGQRPAG, from the coding sequence GTGATCGAGCGAGAAGCCGCCGTTCGGGCCGTCGAAGAACAGCTGGAGCGCGACTATCAGCAGTGGCGGGCTGTGAGCACGGACGCGGTGAGGATGGCTGTGGTCCGTGTCGAGGAGCACGAACTGGTGTGGATCGTCTCCTGGACCTCCGAGCAGTTCGTACGCACCCAGAACTCGGAGTTCATGCTGGCTGGCAACGGGCCGTACCTGGTCGACCGTGTCGACGGCGGCCTGCACCAGATCGGCGTCGTCTCCGCGGTAACCGGAGCGTGGGAGGACGACTACCGAGCCCGGATACGTGGGCTGCCGGTGAGCACCGCAGTAGACGAACTGCACGAGGCGCTATGCGGAGTCGCCGCTACGCGCGGACGCATGCACGCTGTGCGGACACTGCGCCAGAGGCTGCCTGTGCTCTCGCCTGCGGAGGCCATCGAATACGTGAGCGCGTTGCTGGACGGTGATGCGCCCGCACGCCTCGTGGCCGTTGCCACCAAGGAACTCGTGGAGCCTCTCAACCCGGTACTCGCGGTGAAGACCATTCTGAGCGGGGCGGCGATCCGAGCCGGTCAGAGACCCGCGGGATGA